A DNA window from Daucus carota subsp. sativus chromosome 3, DH1 v3.0, whole genome shotgun sequence contains the following coding sequences:
- the LOC108213299 gene encoding alkane hydroxylase MAH1-like, which produces MMAFDIVLELVLIPLSLLIFLYFGVMWRCSTSLLTNWPLVGMLPSALKNAHRVHDFATCILQKSHQTFQFIGPSLANMNLLVTCDPDNINYILSKNFKNYPKGPEFSKIFDILGEGMFSSDGPLWEAHHKITMSLFSHAEFDQILQMQARGKVEKGLISLLDHASKRKIEVDLHDIFQRLNFDIICSLLLDHGPQTQSLSLDLPHMPIHTGIVNVQEAVFYRHVFPETIWKLQSWMGFGKEKSLSKAWEDIDEFIYQCISRKRLSLSAAEDNKLDLLKAYMEFAYKEKPKNPENFLRDTLFSLLLGGRDTTSIALSWFFWLLSKNPLVESKILEEIKTNLHIKEVKSWMLFNKRGELQKLVYLHGALCEALRLYPSLPLNHKSPAHPDILPSGHRVEKDSKIILCFYAMGRMESIWGKDCLEFKPERWITERGGLKHQPSHKFIAFNAGPRLCLGREMAFTVMKIIATTVIHDYTIQVVENHPVVPSDSVVLDMKYGLKVRVCRRNACMPGSLE; this is translated from the coding sequence ATGATGGCTTTCGATATTGTTCTTGAGCTTGTGCTCATCCCTCTGTCCCTGTTAATCTTTCTCTACTTTGGTGTGATGTGGAGATGCAGCACCTCTTTGTTAACCAATTGGCCCTTGGTGGGAATGCTGCCTAGCGCGCTTAAGAATGCTCACAGAGTGCACGACTTTGCTACATGCATTCTCCAGAAAAGCCACCAGACGTTTCAGTTCATCGGGCCTAGTCTGGCTAACATGAATTTGCTTGTTACTTGTGATCCTGATAACATCAACTACATTCTGAGCAAGAATTTCAAGAATTACCCGAAAGGCCCCGAGTTCAGCAAGATTTTTGATATACTTGGAGAGGGGATGTTTAGTTCTGATGGGCCTCTTTGGGAGGCTCATCATAAAATTACCATGTCACTTTTCAGTCATGCAGAGTTTGATCAGATTTTGCAAATGCAGGCCAGGGGAAAAGTGGAGAAAGGGCTGATTTCGCTGCTTGATCACGCGTCTAAACGTAAAATTGAGGTGGATCTGCATGACATATTTCAGAGGCtcaattttgatattatttgtTCCTTGCTTTTAGACCATGGTCCTCAGACTCAGAGCCTCTCCCTTGATTTGCCTCATATGCCTATCCATACAGGTATCGTAAATGTTCAAGAAGCGGTGTTTTATAGACATGTGTTTCCTGAAACCATCTGGAAGCTGCAAAGTTGGATGGGATTTGGGAAAGAAAAGAGTCTAAGCAAAGCTTGGGAAGACATTGATGAATTCATATATCAATGCATATCCAGGAAGCGTCTGTCTCTGTCTGCAGCGGAGGATAATAAACTCGATCTCTTAAAAGCTTACATGGAATTTGCTTATAAGGAAAAGCCTAAAAATCCTGAAAATTTTTTAAGGGACACTCTGTTTAGTCTACTACTTGGTGGGAGAGATACCACCAGTATAGCTCTTTCTTGGTTCTTTTGGCTACTCTCAAAAAACCCTTTGGTGGAGTCCAAGATTTTAGAAGAGATCAAAACAAATTTGCATATAAAAGAAGTAAAAAGTTGGATGCTATTTAACAAAAGGGGAGAGTTGCAGAAACTGGTCTATCTGCACGGAGCTTTGTGCGAGGCTTTAAGACTCTACCCTTCCCTTCCTCTGAATCACAAGTCTCCAGCACACCCGGACATTCTTCCAAGTGGCCATCGCGTGGAGAAGGACTCAAAAATCATATTGTGTTTCTATGCCATGGGAAGAATGGAGAGCATATGGGGAAAAGATTGTTTGGAGTTCAAGCCCGAGAGATGGATAACTGAACGAGGAGGCCTTAAGCATCAGCCTTCACACAAGTTTATCGCTTTTAATGCAGGGCCTAGGCTCTGTTTAGGGAGGGAAATGGCGTTTACTGTAATGAAGATCATCGCGACGACAGTCATACATGATTACACCATTCAGGTGGTTGAAAATCATCCGGTTGTCCCAAGTGATTCTGTGGTTCTGGACATGAAATATGGCTTAAAAGTCAGGGTATGCAGAAGAAATGCATGCATGCCTGGTTCTCTAGAATGA
- the LOC108212038 gene encoding alkane hydroxylase MAH1-like, which translates to MAINLVIAIVLLPLLSFLLYFCKCRRNALLTDWPLVGMMPGLFMNVHDIHNFAAYVLQRSNLTFQFKGPSLANLNLLCTCDPANINYILSKNFTNYPKGPEFAKIFDILGDGIFSAEGHIWEVSRSTTMTIFTHAKFHHTVLEAARQKLEIGLVPLFDHASKHGIELDLLDIFQRLNFDNICSLLLDHDPQTLSVDLPYHFFHRGLMDVQEALMYRHILPESIWKLQSLMGFGKEKKYSKAWKKIDEFMYRCISLKRQQVASKVSEHMSVADEDDKLDIAAAFLKFADKEKPENPDKLMRDTMLSLILGGRDSSSAGLAWFFWLLSKNPLAESKILEEINKNLQPKEVKSLVPFNNREDLQKLVYLHGALCEALRLYPSIPFNHKSPTQPDILPSGHRVEKDSKIVLSFYAMARMESIWGKDCLEFKPERWLNKQGGILSEPSYKFTAFNSGPRLCVGKDMALTQMKIFAATIIHGYSIKVVEDHPIVQSDSIILDMKYGLKVTVAKRSACLAASAE; encoded by the coding sequence ATGGCTATCAATCTAGTTATTGCCATTGTGCTTCTGCCTCTGTTGTCGTTCTTGCTCTACTTCTGTAAGTGCAGACGCAATGCCTTGTTAACTGATTGGCCCCTGGTCGGCATGATGCCTGGCCTGTTTATGAATGTTCATGACATACACAACTTTGCTGCATACGTTCTCCAAAGAAGCAACCTGACCTTCCAATTCAAAGGGCCTTCTCTAGCCAACTTGAATTTGCTCTGTACTTGTGATCCTGCTAACATCAACTACATCTTGAGcaagaatttcacaaattatCCCAAAGGCCCCGAGTTTGCCAAGATTTTTGATATACTTGGAGATGGGATCTTTAGTGCAGAAGGTCATATCTGGGAAGTCAGTCGCAGTACCACCATGACCATCTTCACTCATGCAAAATTTCATCATACAGTACTCGAGGCTGCAAGGCAAAAACTGGAGATTGGGTTAGTTCCACTGTTTGATCACGCGTCCAAACATGGAATTGAGTTGGATCTACTTGACATATTTCAAAGacttaattttgataatatttgttCCTTGCTTTTAGACCATGACCCTCAAACCCTCTCGGTTGATTTGCCTTACCATTTTTTCCACCGCGGTCTCATGGATGTTCAAGAGGCTTTGATGTATAGACATATACTTCCTGAAAGCATTTGGaagctgcaaagtctgatgggATTCGGTAAGGAAAAGAAATATAGCAAAGCCTGGAAAAAAATTGATGAATTCATGTATAGATGTATATCACTGAAGCGCCAACAAGTGGCATCCAAAGTCTCTGAGCACATGTCTGTAGCAGATGAGGATGATAAACTAGACATTGCAGCTGCTTTCTTGAAATTCGCGGACAAGGAAAAGCCAGAAAACCCTGATAAACTTATGAGGGACACAATGCTTAGTTTAATTCTTGGTGGGAGAGACTCATCAAGTGCAGGTCTAGCTTGGTTTTTTTGGCTTCTTTCAAAGAACCCCCTAGCAGAATCCAAGATTCTGGAAGAGATCAACAAAAATTTGCAACCGAAAGAAGTTAAAAGTTTGGTGCCTTTTAACAACAGGGAAGATTTGCAGAAGCTGGTTTATCTGCATGGAGCTTTATGTGAGGCTTTAAGACTCTACCCTTCAATCCCTTTTAATCACAAGTCTCCGACACAACCAGACATTCTTCCAAGTGGCCATCGCGTGGAGAAAGACTCTAAAATCGTGTTGTCATTTTACGCCATGGCCAGAATGGAGAGTATATGGGGAAAAGATTGCTTGGAGTTCAAGCCCGAGAGATGGTTAAACAAACAAGGAGGCATTCTAAGTGAGCCTTCATACAAATTCACTGCTTTTAATTCCGGGCCAAGACTTTGTGTAGGCAAGGACATGGCCCTCACTCAGATGAAGATCTTTGCAGCAACCATCATACATGGTTACAGCATCAAGGTGGTCGAAGATCATCCCATAGTCCAAAGTGATTCCATCATTCTGGACATGAAATATGGCTTAAAGGTCACAGTAGCTAAAAGAAGTGCATGCTTGGCTGCTTCTGCAGAATGA